The following coding sequences are from one Brienomyrus brachyistius isolate T26 chromosome 2, BBRACH_0.4, whole genome shotgun sequence window:
- the LOC125723464 gene encoding uncharacterized protein LOC125723464 isoform X5, translating to MLSHDGALAPVVVRRSTRLSNREASGERSMSQQCTACSERPKTVNQGRHAVQSENSSINTPCYFPGNTTRKALSEIIGIKKCCTVNELDQATQFLGGKSDLDRGICTTMALRSKMPKNLSLSRVNRRNRFGETLLHLAVMDEDIHLVREILKIGACPSEADYAGWTPLHVAAAASHYDIVVTLLEAGAVVNFSGDKGVTPLHDAIESGNYKIVELLLSSGADPLQRTDDGRSALDMTMDATLRKLIERYQPKANQSSPGQCELWKWCCQDGSKVAKSALNSDARASSCSGGFSPKKIACNKNQESFGVEALLKCRDSMTAGDKDAVLSKPAIVFNKARNGQVIAEGTEEDGQDSDSTPAITADNEKEQSELSLSQNNESIIMCTEDLLGNLRNSDGNLVADGGEQFIHQISEDKAQECPESFTAYLEEAAACCRGRSQMKEQNDLQTNVDLEQHKDGKNETVRCDLNIKQNFGCQTAKPMRNPKIDPEDDANENMDECSISLLCPYARDSDLPCAPKAWHGLNACEGERLSTASNSTPSIKGSSSFSDGSTPSLLLEQSRSYDGISASDSCKTSTAELPVLQHEVSSFGEKYDIALSGRNSESFEIKKQSVEPLIARENKKNSTEVNQTLLEQQDNNRCEPTECMEHIEMAEMIRLLSDSELSNLSNPETPYPEKDALICVPVNVENFCNSLEDDCGALLALRGSGSCGSRALSQEKGCDITKWLLDSNTQVGSPKAIECVDLICQTIEDISQGAIEKAGLQCGQELLNQQAFSCQSEFHISGQVSENVVYDNSGSVSKKGLLESENNLSPHVVMSASENLLHDFSCSSSKSQPVCHDTQNDDENCSFDSDCTYVSESYFLKGTKTENLNNDSLNSGTSQDSSNKNFKRHSKKHHDKFGKGSDQQKGKLLQDNVSNVDSIYIREDCDPTNQSANILKSLPSGSDSINPVPCSGHQVQLRRKSASQRTCCMDHLTEVLPSKKRRSSKKFQSTSSTLDKVRKKQDEMLAMDLTDPEDTGKFTEAFAQIQTLLSDVLNKHKAENENLTRKYRIASDSFKHGTLREQLSSLSSRQKHLLDILQRQNNLRVRFQMFHSRSFEGQTTAEAPWTSMNVCDAETVHKTQWRDCRTGTLEQLSEDDCSGFSSALSLCSEAVSRNCSDQTQVTLGISHAGPQFSVNELRTDSCTFFDSFVNVDNQAGVPPSFTVQASPVAVHTENIQSQIKVPSELAYLIKQGTIKPGENVFRLKLKGNCHTASLQENGSIKDTGGQVYISPEQWIGSVLGPSVPMSPTYAWKKVTYRSKPLLGYVRKAGPVAGDSTASLQNCPSKATPPGDLLKEVCTESPIGDLMKIQTILLVSDSEFINNYELDQHWNRLLESDDWTI from the exons ATGTTGAGTCATGATGGTGCTTTAGCCCCAGTGGTGGTGCGACGTAGTACAAGGCTGAGCAACAGGGAGGCATCGGGGGAGAG GAGCATGTCACAACAATGCACTGCGTGCAGTGAAAGACCGAAAACCGTGAACCAAGGCAGGCATGCTGTACAGTCAGAAAACTCCAGTATCAACACTCCAT GTTATTTTCCAGGCAACACAACAAGGAAGGCTTTGTCTGAGATCATCGGCATTAAAAAATGCTGCACAGTGAATGAACTGGATCAAGCTACACAGTTTTTGGGGGGCAAATCTGATCTTGACAGAGGTATTT GTACAACTATGGCGTTAAGGTCAAAGATGCCGAAGAACCTGTCCCTCAGCAGAGTTAACAGACGAAACAGGTTTGGAGAAACCCTGCTCCATCTAGCTGTGATGGATGAAGATATACATTTGGTGAGAGAGATATTAAAAATCGGTGCCTGCCCAAGCGAAGCTGACTATGCAG GCTGGACTCCACTACATGTGGCAGCAGCTGCAAGTCATTACGACATTGTGGTGACCCTGCTTGAGGCGGGGGCTGTGGTTAACTTCTCCGGAGACAAGGGTGTCACTCCACTTCATGATGCCATAGAGTCTGGAAATTATAAG ATTGTAGAGCTACTTTTGAGCAGTGGGGCAGATCCATTGCAGAGAACGGATGACGGAAGATCAGCCTTAGACATGACTATGGATGCTACCTTGAGGAAACTGATAGAAAGATACCAGCCCAAAGCCAATCAATCATCCCCAG GACAATGTGAGCTTTGGAAATGGTGTTGCCAAGATGGATCTAAG GTAGCAAAATCTGCACTCAACAGTGATGCCAGAGCAAGTTCCTGTTCGGGAGGTTTTTCTCCAAAAAAGAttgcatgcaataaaaaccaagAATCGTTTGGTGTGGAAGCGCTGTTAAAAT GTAGAGATTCAATGACTGCTGGAGACAAGGATGCTGTTTTATCAAAACCTGCCATTGTGTTCAACAAAGCTAGAAATGGACAAGTTATTGCAGAAGGAACTGAAGAGGATGGTCAGGATTCAGATTCCACACCAGCCATAACAGCAGACAATGAAAAAGAACAGTCAGAATTGTCTCTGTCACAAAACAATGAGAGCATAATAATGTGCACTGAAGATTTGTTGGGGAATCTCAGAAACTCAGATGGTAACCTTGTGGCTGATGGTGGAGAACAGTTTATTCATCAGATCTCGGAAGACAAAGCTCAAGAGTGTCCTGAATCTTTCACAGCCTATTTAGAAGAAGCTGCAGCTTGCTGTAGAGGCAGAAGTCAAATGAAAGAGCAAAATGATTTACAGACAAATGTTGACTTGGAGCAACACAAAGATGGTAAAAATGAAACTGTGAGATGTGATTTGAACATAAAGCAGAACTTTGGCTGCCAAACTGCTAAGCCTATGAGAAATCCCAAAATTGACCCTGAAGATGATGCGAATGAAAATATGGATGAGTGCAGCATATCATTGCTATGTCCTTATGCAAGGGATTCAGATCTTCCTTGCGCTCCAAAGGCTTGGCATGGACTGAATGCTTGTGAAGGCGAAAGGTTGTCTACAGCAAGCAATTCAACACCATCGATCAAAGGATCATCTAGCTTCTCGGACGGTAGCACACCATCACTACTTTTAGAACAAAGCAGAAGTTATGATGGAATATCAGCTTCTGATTCATGTAAAACTAGTACTGCGGAATTGCCTGTTTTACAGCATGAAGTTTCAAGTTTTGGTGAAAAATATGATATTGCCCTGTCTGGGAGAAATTCAGAGTCTTTTGAGATTAAAAAACAGTCAGTTGAGCCATTAATTGCCcgtgaaaacaaaaaaaacagcactgaaGTGAACCAAACGTTGTTGGAACAACAAGATAATAACCGATGTGAACCCACAGAGTGCATGGAACATATTGAAATGGCAGAAATGATTCGTTTGCTGTCAGACAGTGAACTTTCCAACTTATCTAATCCTGAGACTCCATACCCTGAGAAGGATGCATTAATCTGTGTCCCTGTAAATGTAGAAAATTTTTGCAACTCACTGGAAGATGATTGTGGTGCCCTTTTAGCTTTGAGGGGCTCTGGAAGTTGCGGCTCCAGAGCATTATCACAAGAAAAAGGATGTGACATAACTAAGTGGTTGCTTGACTCTAACACCCAGGTGGGATCACCGAAAGCTATAGAGTGTGTAGATCTTATCTGTCAGACAATAGAGGATATTTCACAAGGAGCAATTGAAAAGGCAGGTTTACAGTGTGGCCAGGAGCTTCTCAACCAACAAGCATTTTCATGTCAATCTGAGTTCCATATAAGCGGACAAGTTTCCGAGAATGTAGTGTATGACAATTCTGGCTCTGTATCCAAAAAAGGACTGTTAGAATCGGAAAACAACTTAAGTCCTCATGTAGTGATGTCTGCGTCTGAAAATCTCCTGCACGATTTCTCCTGCAGTTCAAGTAAATCACAGCCCGTGTGTCATGACACACAAAATGATGATGAAAACTGTTCATTTGATTCTGATTGTACTTACGTTTCAGAATCTTACTTTTTGAAAGGTACTAAAACTGAGAACTTGAACAATGACAGCCTAAATTCAG GTACCAGCCAGGATTCAAGCAATAAGAACTTCAAGAGGCATAGTAAGAAGCATCACGATAAATTTGGCAAAGGGTCTGACCAGCAAAAGGGTAAATTATTGCAAGACAATGTTTCCAACGTGGATTCAATCTACATTCGAGAAGATTGTGACCCAACTAACCAATCTGCCAATATCCTAAAAAGCTTGCCAAGTGGAAGTGATTCCATTAACCCAGTTCCTTGCTCAG GACATCAAGTCCAGTTGAGAAGGAAATCGGCTTCCCAGAGGACTTGCTGCATGGACCATTTGACTGAAGTTCTACCCAGCAAAAAGCGCAGAAGTAGCAAAAAA TTTCAATCCACTTCATCCACATTAGACAAAGTGAGAAAGAAGCAGGACGAAATGCTGGCCATGGATCTGACGGACCCGGAGGATACAG GCAAATTTACTGAGGCATTTGCCCAGATCCAGACATTGCTCAGTGATGTGCTGAACAAACACaaggcagaaaatgaaaatctgacCAGAAAGTACAG GATTGCCTCTGATTCTTTCAAGCATGGCACTCTCAGGGAACAACTATCATCGCTTTCTTCAAGGCAAAAACACCTGCTGGACATACTCCAAAGACAGAACAATCTCAGAGTTAGATTTCAGATGTTCCACAGCAGGTCTTTTGAGGGTCAAACCACCGCAGAAGCTCCTTGGACAAGTATGAACGTATGTGATGCTGAAACAGTTCACAAAACCCAATGGAGAGACTGTCGCACTGGTACTCTGGAGCAACTTTCAGAAGACGACTGTTCAGGTTTCAGCTCAGCTTTGAGCCTCTGCAGTGAAGCTGTTTCACGAAACTGCAGTGACCAAACCCAAGTTACTCTGGGTATCAGTCATGCAGGACCCCAGTTTTCAGTTAACGAGCTACGCACAGATTCGTGCACGTTTTTTGACAGCTTTGTGAATGTTGATAACCAAGCAGGCGTGCCACCCAGTTTCACAGTGCAGGCTAGCCCGGTTGCAGTTCACACTGAAAACATTCAGTCACAGATTAAGGTACCATCTGAGCTGGCTTATCTTATTAAACAAGGCACCATCAAACCTGGGGAGAATGTATTCAGGCTGAAGTTGAAg GGTAATTGTCACACAGCTTCCCTCCAGGAAAATGGATCCATAAAGGACACAGGAGGTCAAGTCTACATTTCTCCAGAGCAGTGGATTGGATCTGTTTTGGGGCCCAGTGTTCCTATGAGCCCAACATATGCATGGAAAAAG GTGACGTACAGGTCCAAGCCACTCTTAGGATATGTGAGGAAGGCTGGCCCAGTGGCCGGCGACTCCACAGCATCActgcaaaactgtccatccaaaGCCACACCTCCAGGAGATCTCCTTAAAG AGGTGTGTACCGAGTCCCCCATCGGTGATTTAATGAAAATACAGACCATTCTTCTAGTAAGTGACAGTGAGTTCATAAACAACTATGAACTGGACCAACACTGGAATAGGCTGTTAGAGTCTGACGACTGGACCATTTGA
- the LOC125723464 gene encoding uncharacterized protein LOC125723464 isoform X11 — MKICTWTDLKAQREMKKQYHRKQRSMSQQCTACSERPKTVNQGRHAVQSENSSINTPCTTMALRSKMPKNLSLSRVNRRNRFGETLLHLAVMDEDIHLVREILKIGACPSEADYAGWTPLHVAAAASHYDIVVTLLEAGAVVNFSGDKGVTPLHDAIESGNYKIVELLLSSGADPLQRTDDGRSALDMTMDATLRKLIERYQPKANQSSPGQCELWKWCCQDGSKVAKSALNSDARASSCSGGFSPKKIACNKNQESFGVEALLKCRDSMTAGDKDAVLSKPAIVFNKARNGQVIAEGTEEDGQDSDSTPAITADNEKEQSELSLSQNNESIIMCTEDLLGNLRNSDGNLVADGGEQFIHQISEDKAQECPESFTAYLEEAAACCRGRSQMKEQNDLQTNVDLEQHKDGKNETVRCDLNIKQNFGCQTAKPMRNPKIDPEDDANENMDECSISLLCPYARDSDLPCAPKAWHGLNACEGERLSTASNSTPSIKGSSSFSDGSTPSLLLEQSRSYDGISASDSCKTSTAELPVLQHEVSSFGEKYDIALSGRNSESFEIKKQSVEPLIARENKKNSTEVNQTLLEQQDNNRCEPTECMEHIEMAEMIRLLSDSELSNLSNPETPYPEKDALICVPVNVENFCNSLEDDCGALLALRGSGSCGSRALSQEKGCDITKWLLDSNTQVGSPKAIECVDLICQTIEDISQGAIEKAGLQCGQELLNQQAFSCQSEFHISGQVSENVVYDNSGSVSKKGLLESENNLSPHVVMSASENLLHDFSCSSSKSQPVCHDTQNDDENCSFDSDCTYVSESYFLKGTKTENLNNDSLNSGTSQDSSNKNFKRHSKKHHDKFGKGSDQQKGKLLQDNVSNVDSIYIREDCDPTNQSANILKSLPSGSDSINPVPCSGHQVQLRRKSASQRTCCMDHLTEVLPSKKRRSSKKFQSTSSTLDKVRKKQDEMLAMDLTDPEDTGKFTEAFAQIQTLLSDVLNKHKAENENLTRKYRIASDSFKHGTLREQLSSLSSRQKHLLDILQRQNNLRVRFQMFHSRSFEGQTTAEAPWTSMNVCDAETVHKTQWRDCRTGTLEQLSEDDCSGFSSALSLCSEAVSRNCSDQTQVTLGISHAGPQFSVNELRTDSCTFFDSFVNVDNQAGVPPSFTVQASPVAVHTENIQSQIKVPSELAYLIKQGTIKPGENVFRLKLKGNCHTASLQENGSIKDTGGQVYISPEQWIGSVLGPSVPMSPTYAWKKVTYRSKPLLGYVRKAGPVAGDSTASLQNCPSKATPPGDLLKEVCTESPIGDLMKIQTILLVSDSEFINNYELDQHWNRLLESDDWTI; from the exons ATGAAAATCTGTACATGGACAG ACTTGAAGGCTCAGAGGGAAATGAAAAAGCAGTACCACAGAAAACAGAG GAGCATGTCACAACAATGCACTGCGTGCAGTGAAAGACCGAAAACCGTGAACCAAGGCAGGCATGCTGTACAGTCAGAAAACTCCAGTATCAACACTCCAT GTACAACTATGGCGTTAAGGTCAAAGATGCCGAAGAACCTGTCCCTCAGCAGAGTTAACAGACGAAACAGGTTTGGAGAAACCCTGCTCCATCTAGCTGTGATGGATGAAGATATACATTTGGTGAGAGAGATATTAAAAATCGGTGCCTGCCCAAGCGAAGCTGACTATGCAG GCTGGACTCCACTACATGTGGCAGCAGCTGCAAGTCATTACGACATTGTGGTGACCCTGCTTGAGGCGGGGGCTGTGGTTAACTTCTCCGGAGACAAGGGTGTCACTCCACTTCATGATGCCATAGAGTCTGGAAATTATAAG ATTGTAGAGCTACTTTTGAGCAGTGGGGCAGATCCATTGCAGAGAACGGATGACGGAAGATCAGCCTTAGACATGACTATGGATGCTACCTTGAGGAAACTGATAGAAAGATACCAGCCCAAAGCCAATCAATCATCCCCAG GACAATGTGAGCTTTGGAAATGGTGTTGCCAAGATGGATCTAAG GTAGCAAAATCTGCACTCAACAGTGATGCCAGAGCAAGTTCCTGTTCGGGAGGTTTTTCTCCAAAAAAGAttgcatgcaataaaaaccaagAATCGTTTGGTGTGGAAGCGCTGTTAAAAT GTAGAGATTCAATGACTGCTGGAGACAAGGATGCTGTTTTATCAAAACCTGCCATTGTGTTCAACAAAGCTAGAAATGGACAAGTTATTGCAGAAGGAACTGAAGAGGATGGTCAGGATTCAGATTCCACACCAGCCATAACAGCAGACAATGAAAAAGAACAGTCAGAATTGTCTCTGTCACAAAACAATGAGAGCATAATAATGTGCACTGAAGATTTGTTGGGGAATCTCAGAAACTCAGATGGTAACCTTGTGGCTGATGGTGGAGAACAGTTTATTCATCAGATCTCGGAAGACAAAGCTCAAGAGTGTCCTGAATCTTTCACAGCCTATTTAGAAGAAGCTGCAGCTTGCTGTAGAGGCAGAAGTCAAATGAAAGAGCAAAATGATTTACAGACAAATGTTGACTTGGAGCAACACAAAGATGGTAAAAATGAAACTGTGAGATGTGATTTGAACATAAAGCAGAACTTTGGCTGCCAAACTGCTAAGCCTATGAGAAATCCCAAAATTGACCCTGAAGATGATGCGAATGAAAATATGGATGAGTGCAGCATATCATTGCTATGTCCTTATGCAAGGGATTCAGATCTTCCTTGCGCTCCAAAGGCTTGGCATGGACTGAATGCTTGTGAAGGCGAAAGGTTGTCTACAGCAAGCAATTCAACACCATCGATCAAAGGATCATCTAGCTTCTCGGACGGTAGCACACCATCACTACTTTTAGAACAAAGCAGAAGTTATGATGGAATATCAGCTTCTGATTCATGTAAAACTAGTACTGCGGAATTGCCTGTTTTACAGCATGAAGTTTCAAGTTTTGGTGAAAAATATGATATTGCCCTGTCTGGGAGAAATTCAGAGTCTTTTGAGATTAAAAAACAGTCAGTTGAGCCATTAATTGCCcgtgaaaacaaaaaaaacagcactgaaGTGAACCAAACGTTGTTGGAACAACAAGATAATAACCGATGTGAACCCACAGAGTGCATGGAACATATTGAAATGGCAGAAATGATTCGTTTGCTGTCAGACAGTGAACTTTCCAACTTATCTAATCCTGAGACTCCATACCCTGAGAAGGATGCATTAATCTGTGTCCCTGTAAATGTAGAAAATTTTTGCAACTCACTGGAAGATGATTGTGGTGCCCTTTTAGCTTTGAGGGGCTCTGGAAGTTGCGGCTCCAGAGCATTATCACAAGAAAAAGGATGTGACATAACTAAGTGGTTGCTTGACTCTAACACCCAGGTGGGATCACCGAAAGCTATAGAGTGTGTAGATCTTATCTGTCAGACAATAGAGGATATTTCACAAGGAGCAATTGAAAAGGCAGGTTTACAGTGTGGCCAGGAGCTTCTCAACCAACAAGCATTTTCATGTCAATCTGAGTTCCATATAAGCGGACAAGTTTCCGAGAATGTAGTGTATGACAATTCTGGCTCTGTATCCAAAAAAGGACTGTTAGAATCGGAAAACAACTTAAGTCCTCATGTAGTGATGTCTGCGTCTGAAAATCTCCTGCACGATTTCTCCTGCAGTTCAAGTAAATCACAGCCCGTGTGTCATGACACACAAAATGATGATGAAAACTGTTCATTTGATTCTGATTGTACTTACGTTTCAGAATCTTACTTTTTGAAAGGTACTAAAACTGAGAACTTGAACAATGACAGCCTAAATTCAG GTACCAGCCAGGATTCAAGCAATAAGAACTTCAAGAGGCATAGTAAGAAGCATCACGATAAATTTGGCAAAGGGTCTGACCAGCAAAAGGGTAAATTATTGCAAGACAATGTTTCCAACGTGGATTCAATCTACATTCGAGAAGATTGTGACCCAACTAACCAATCTGCCAATATCCTAAAAAGCTTGCCAAGTGGAAGTGATTCCATTAACCCAGTTCCTTGCTCAG GACATCAAGTCCAGTTGAGAAGGAAATCGGCTTCCCAGAGGACTTGCTGCATGGACCATTTGACTGAAGTTCTACCCAGCAAAAAGCGCAGAAGTAGCAAAAAA TTTCAATCCACTTCATCCACATTAGACAAAGTGAGAAAGAAGCAGGACGAAATGCTGGCCATGGATCTGACGGACCCGGAGGATACAG GCAAATTTACTGAGGCATTTGCCCAGATCCAGACATTGCTCAGTGATGTGCTGAACAAACACaaggcagaaaatgaaaatctgacCAGAAAGTACAG GATTGCCTCTGATTCTTTCAAGCATGGCACTCTCAGGGAACAACTATCATCGCTTTCTTCAAGGCAAAAACACCTGCTGGACATACTCCAAAGACAGAACAATCTCAGAGTTAGATTTCAGATGTTCCACAGCAGGTCTTTTGAGGGTCAAACCACCGCAGAAGCTCCTTGGACAAGTATGAACGTATGTGATGCTGAAACAGTTCACAAAACCCAATGGAGAGACTGTCGCACTGGTACTCTGGAGCAACTTTCAGAAGACGACTGTTCAGGTTTCAGCTCAGCTTTGAGCCTCTGCAGTGAAGCTGTTTCACGAAACTGCAGTGACCAAACCCAAGTTACTCTGGGTATCAGTCATGCAGGACCCCAGTTTTCAGTTAACGAGCTACGCACAGATTCGTGCACGTTTTTTGACAGCTTTGTGAATGTTGATAACCAAGCAGGCGTGCCACCCAGTTTCACAGTGCAGGCTAGCCCGGTTGCAGTTCACACTGAAAACATTCAGTCACAGATTAAGGTACCATCTGAGCTGGCTTATCTTATTAAACAAGGCACCATCAAACCTGGGGAGAATGTATTCAGGCTGAAGTTGAAg GGTAATTGTCACACAGCTTCCCTCCAGGAAAATGGATCCATAAAGGACACAGGAGGTCAAGTCTACATTTCTCCAGAGCAGTGGATTGGATCTGTTTTGGGGCCCAGTGTTCCTATGAGCCCAACATATGCATGGAAAAAG GTGACGTACAGGTCCAAGCCACTCTTAGGATATGTGAGGAAGGCTGGCCCAGTGGCCGGCGACTCCACAGCATCActgcaaaactgtccatccaaaGCCACACCTCCAGGAGATCTCCTTAAAG AGGTGTGTACCGAGTCCCCCATCGGTGATTTAATGAAAATACAGACCATTCTTCTAGTAAGTGACAGTGAGTTCATAAACAACTATGAACTGGACCAACACTGGAATAGGCTGTTAGAGTCTGACGACTGGACCATTTGA